The DNA region CGTAAACTGTTCAGCAATCGTTTCGCAGCTTATGGAGTCGGAGATGTTTGGTCATGAGAAGGGCGCTTTTACCGGAGCAGTTGACCGTAAACTGGGGAAATGCGAATACGCTGGGCATGGCACCCTCTTCCTGGATGAGATCGGTGACTTGTCAATGGAGCTCCAGGCAAAGCTATTGCGGGTCCTTCAGGAGCGTTGTTTTGAGCGGGTTGGCGGTACAGCGCAAATCCCGTTTTTGGCTCGTGTCATCGCAGCTACACATCAACATCTTGAAAGTTTGACAGGGACTCGCGAGTTTCGTGAAGACTTGTACTTTCGGCTGAATGTATTTCAAATCAACTTGCTTCCGCTCCGCGAGCGAAAAGAAGACATACTGCCGCTCGTGGAACACCTGCTTGAGAAAATCAATTTAGATCTGCACAGAAAAGTAAACAAAGTCCCAGAGCCAGTTGTGAAGCGACTCATGAACTATTCTTGGCCGGGCAATGTTCGTGAACTTGAGAACGTCTTGACTCAGGCAGTAGTTCGAAGTACTGGCGACACGTTGTCAGTAGATTTTCTGGAACCTGCTTCACACCCAACTGGAGCTAAAAGAGAACTTCAGGCCTTGGCAGAAGTCGAAAAAGAGCATATCAAATGGGTGTTAGGACAAGTCGGCGGGAACTTAGGAAAAGCTTGTGAAGTACTGGGGATTACGCGTCCGACTTTGCGGAAGAAGATGGAGGATTACAGCATCAGTTAGTTGTTCCATCGCCTTGGTATGAATCAACGCCGTTGTTGTGCCTTACCAGCGGGGCGAAAGTTGAGACCGAGTATTGGTAACTGATTATTCAGGGGAGAAATTTGATTGGATCATTCAAAGCACAACGAACACACGCAATCAGGTCCATCTAAGGAGGTGAACCTGGCAATAGACCCGGTATGCGGGATGAAGGTGGACCCATCTGTTGCGCGCTTTTCACATCACCACGAACATAATACCTACTACTTTTGCAGTCAAGGCTGCCTAAACAAGTTCCAAGGGAATCCGGTTCAGTATCTGGTTAGAAACATGCCTGATAGCGCCACCAAAGACAGCCATGCCAAAGTCAAGCCATCTCCGAAAAGACAGAGCACTTCGGAGGAGGGTATTTACACATGTCCGATGCACCCGGAAATTCGGCAAACCGGACCTGGTTCATGCCCAATCTGCGGCATGGCATTGGAGCCGCTCGTAGCGATACTGACAGAGCACGAAGAGAATCCTGAGCTGGAAGAGATGTCGCGGAGGTTTTGGATCAGCAGCGTATTCTCGGTTGTGGTGATGGTTCTCGCAATGTGGGGTATGGGCATTCATTCTAAATTGTTTGGCTCGTTGCCCGTTTCTTCACTATTGTGGCTCCAAGCATTGCTTACTACGCCTGTCGTAATCTGGGGAGGCTGGCCTTTCTTTGTGCGTGGTTGGAATTCGATTATCAGCTTCAACCTGAATATGTTCACGCTGATTTCTATCGGAGTGGGGACTGCATACCTTTACAGCATAATTGCAATCGTTCTGCCAAGTGTCTTCCCCGTCGCAATGCACGATGAGATGGGTTTGATACCTGTTTACTTTGAAGCTGCGGCTATTATCGTTACTCTCGTTTTGCTTGGGCAAGTGCTCGAACTTCGTGCTCGAAGCAAAACGTCAAGCGCCATTAAGGCACTCTTAGGATTAGCACCCAAAACTGCACGAGTTGTTCAACAGAACGGTGACGAGAGTGACATCCTTCTTGAAAACGTAATTGCCGGTAACCTGCTCAGGGTCAGGCCCGGGGAGAAGGTTCCTGTTGACGGCACGATTGAGGCAGGTTCGAGCAATGTGGACGAGTCCATGATTACCGGTGAACCCATTCCTGCGGCAAAAGCAACTGGCGATCGTGTGATCGGGGGAACGGTGAATGGCACAGGCAGCTTTGTAATGCGTGCAGAGCATGTTGGTTCCGAGACGGTGCTTGCGCAGATTGTTCGGATGGTAAGCGATGCGCAACGGAGCAGGGCACCGATCCAGAGACTTGCTGATATTGTATCTGCTTGGTTTGTGCCTGCAGTTGTAGTTACAGCTGTTCTCACATTTATTATTTGGTTGATTTGGGGACCGAATCCGGCACTGGCCTATGCGATGGTAAACGCTGTCGCGGTTTTGATCATCGCTTGTCCGTGCGCTCTGGGTTTGGCCACGCCAATGTCCATCATGGTTGGAACCGGGCAAGGTGCTCGCTCTGGTGTGCTTATCAAAAGTGCGGAAGTCCTTGAAACAATGATCAAGATTGATACTTTGGTCGTCGATAAGACTGGCACCCTGACTGAAGGCAAGCCTCAAGTCGTGAGCATAGAGCCGACAGGCGAGTTGAGCGCCAACGACCTCTTGAAACTTGCTGCGAGCTTGGAACAAGGTAGCGAGCATCCACTTGCCGAGGCAATTGTTAAGGCCGCCAAAGACCGAGAGCTCGAGCTAAGCGCAGCTTCCGATTTTCAGTCGAAGACTGGGCAAGGTGTGATTGGTACAATTAGCGGGAAAGGGGTCGCCCTTGGCAATATGACGCTTTTGAAAAGTCTGGGAATAACAGATAATAAGTTGCTTGCGCGAGCCGAAGCACTTAGAACAGAAGGTCAGACCGTCATGCATGTGGTAGTCGACAACGGTCTCGCCGGCCTAATCGGAGTTGCTGATCCGGTAAAAGCGTCAACACCGAACGCGATTGCACAATTGCGCGAAGCTGGTATCGAGCTAATCATGTTGACAGGTGACAATCTGACGACGGCGAAAGCAGTTGCTACAAAGCTAGGTATTGAAACGGTTGAAGCAGATGTACTTCCTGAAGGAAAGATTGAGGTCATTAAGCGCTTGCAAAAGGAAGGCCGAAAAGTCGCGATGGCTGGCGATGGAGTCAATGATGCCCCGGCATTAGCCCAGGCTGACGTTGGAATTGCAATGGGAACTGGGACTGACGTGGCTATGGAAAGCGCGGGCATAACTTTGGTAAGGGGTGATCTACGCGGAATTGTTAAGGCACGGAATCTGAGCGGTGCCACAATGCGAAACATCAAGCAGAATTTGTTCTTCGCTTTCATTTACAACGTTCTTGGTGTTCCGATTGCTGCTGGTATTCTCTATCCGTTCTTCGGATTGCTCTTAAGTCCGGTGATTGCAAGTGCCGCAATGACGTTCAGTTCTGTCTCAGTTATCCTAAACGCGCTACGGTTGAACCGAGTAAGGCTGTAAAGCGGTAGATTCTATTGAGGGCAAATTGATCGTTGCATGGATCTCCGATACAGAAGCCCCAAACTAATGAGTTCTTGTGAGTTTCTTTTCCCTCATGGCCTGTCACGGGCATTCACGTCGCACTACTTGAGGGCGCACGTAATGAAGGAAAGCTTTTCATTGGGTGTCTCAATGTCCCCTATTGTTCAGACTTATTTGTCGGCAATCGCTTGCTT from bacterium includes:
- a CDS encoding heavy metal translocating P-type ATPase; amino-acid sequence: MKVDPSVARFSHHHEHNTYYFCSQGCLNKFQGNPVQYLVRNMPDSATKDSHAKVKPSPKRQSTSEEGIYTCPMHPEIRQTGPGSCPICGMALEPLVAILTEHEENPELEEMSRRFWISSVFSVVVMVLAMWGMGIHSKLFGSLPVSSLLWLQALLTTPVVIWGGWPFFVRGWNSIISFNLNMFTLISIGVGTAYLYSIIAIVLPSVFPVAMHDEMGLIPVYFEAAAIIVTLVLLGQVLELRARSKTSSAIKALLGLAPKTARVVQQNGDESDILLENVIAGNLLRVRPGEKVPVDGTIEAGSSNVDESMITGEPIPAAKATGDRVIGGTVNGTGSFVMRAEHVGSETVLAQIVRMVSDAQRSRAPIQRLADIVSAWFVPAVVVTAVLTFIIWLIWGPNPALAYAMVNAVAVLIIACPCALGLATPMSIMVGTGQGARSGVLIKSAEVLETMIKIDTLVVDKTGTLTEGKPQVVSIEPTGELSANDLLKLAASLEQGSEHPLAEAIVKAAKDRELELSAASDFQSKTGQGVIGTISGKGVALGNMTLLKSLGITDNKLLARAEALRTEGQTVMHVVVDNGLAGLIGVADPVKASTPNAIAQLREAGIELIMLTGDNLTTAKAVATKLGIETVEADVLPEGKIEVIKRLQKEGRKVAMAGDGVNDAPALAQADVGIAMGTGTDVAMESAGITLVRGDLRGIVKARNLSGATMRNIKQNLFFAFIYNVLGVPIAAGILYPFFGLLLSPVIASAAMTFSSVSVILNALRLNRVRL
- a CDS encoding sigma-54-dependent Fis family transcriptional regulator, with the translated sequence MEKILIIDDDDAIRRTMELHLADKGFRVFCGDSLRSGKDLWNRHNPEIVLLDLKLPDGEGTSLLKEQMEAGSEAIVLMITGHQDMEYAIHAMKHGAFNYLHKPLNIDELDLSLEDAVRELRVSRKTIAINQHENEFNAGRIAGVSASILNTHKQIGMAAKSKVNVLISGESGTGKELVARAIHYNSTPDEPFVAVNCSAIVSQLMESEMFGHEKGAFTGAVDRKLGKCEYAGHGTLFLDEIGDLSMELQAKLLRVLQERCFERVGGTAQIPFLARVIAATHQHLESLTGTREFREDLYFRLNVFQINLLPLRERKEDILPLVEHLLEKINLDLHRKVNKVPEPVVKRLMNYSWPGNVRELENVLTQAVVRSTGDTLSVDFLEPASHPTGAKRELQALAEVEKEHIKWVLGQVGGNLGKACEVLGITRPTLRKKMEDYSIS